TACAACAACGAGCGATACCACGAAGCTCTCGACAACGTGACACCCGCCGATGTCTACTTCGGGCGGAAGTACAGGATCATCACCGAGCGTGAAAAGATCAAAAAACGAACGATGCGCAACCGGAGGAGGGAGTACCTGGC
The window above is part of the Myxococcales bacterium genome. Proteins encoded here:
- a CDS encoding IS3 family transposase, which translates into the protein YNNERYHEALDNVTPADVYFGRKYRIITEREKIKKRTMRNRRREYLASKAA